The Syntrophorhabdaceae bacterium DNA window GCTTCGGCGATAAATTTCTTCTCCGCCCCTTCTTTGAAGAAAAGGGTCGCCTGGCTCTCGCTTTTCGTCATGAAGGTGAAGGAAAGGGCGATGACCATGAGGATGGTCATGACCCAGAGCACCATGAGGAGGGCTACGCCCTTTTCGGAGCCGAATATCGCCCCTGCCCCTCCGGGATTGCGCGATTCAGGCGCCATATGACTGCCTCCACCTGCCGGATATCCCGCCCAACGCCGCCAGGAGGACCGGCCTCATCTCCATGGACGCGGGCCCAAGACCGGCCTCGTTTTGCAGACCCTCCGACCTCATGGGCATAATGAGGGAGATAACCCTTTGGCCGCTTACGACCGACAATCTCACCTTAAGAGGGGTCTTCGTATCGTCGGCCCACTGGTCCACCCATTTCCCTGCCTCGTCCGTGGCCTCCTGGGAGAAATATTCGAATATTATCTGATCGAAACCTTTGAAAAGGGTCGTGGTCCGCTTGTTCGCCGCCCCCACGGGTGATTCGGCAGCCAAAAGGACCGCTTTGCCGTTTTCATCCGTCTGGACCCTGTATTCGGCGACCACATAGCCCCGTCTCCCGCCCCAGATCGAATAATTGGTCGCCATCCTGAGAAAATCGCGCCCACCTTCGAAATAGGGTCTTTTGTTGCCGAGATCGTCGTAGGTAAGGGGCACCGCGGATTGCACCTGGGCGTCGACGATGGTGAAAGAAGCCCTGAACCTCTCGAGGTTTTCTATCTTCTTTTCACCGCTCGCGATAGAACGGGTGCCGAGCCTCATGGCGCCGGCGATCACCACGATAATCGCCGCCACCATGGTGATCGCGATTATGACCTCGAGAAGGGTGAAGCCCTTGTCCGTCCCCTCGATCTTCCCCGTCTGCCGTCGCGTCGATAGCCGCGCCATCATGTCACCTTTTTCGGGATCATCTTGATGGTCCGCATAGTCATGACCTTTGTCCGGGAGTCTTTCACCCAGTAGATGGTGAGCATGACGTCGAGGAGCTGGACCTGGAGGTCCTTGGTCCTTTCCGGCAAGGCGGGCGCCACCACGACGTCGACCCTGTACCCTTCAGTGGTAGTCTCGCTCCACGCCTTTTCGGTAAGGGTTTCATCGTCGACGATCTCTCTCAACCTCGCCTGAGCCCGGATTGAGGCAGCCACGTAATCCTCCGAAGCCCTTACCGCCCTCAAATCAGCGGCAAAAAGCTGAAAGACGACGGTCACCGCCATGCCCAGGATAGCGAGCGCCACCAGGACCTCGAGGAGTGTGAACCCCTCCTCGGCCGGACGTCTATTTGTGTTATGGGAGGGATTATATAGTTTCATTTTCCGGATCATTGGCGCAGCCTCACGACCCCCACCACCGGGTCGGTCTCGATATAAATTGCTTTCTTTTTGTACGAGAGGACCACCACTCCGCCTTCAATTCCCCCTGTGGAGGAGAAGTTCATGGAATACCTTCCATTCCGCATAATGCCGCTATAGGGATCGACTACTCCGAGGGAAACCTCCGCGGGCAGTTTCCGTACCCCCACGCCCTCAATGCCGTAGAGGCGCCGGTCTAGGTCGAATACGAGGGCCAGGTCCATTCCGCGGTTCTGGGCGAGAAGCCGCGTCTGCCGTATGGCGGCCGAGATATCGCGGGCAGTGGAGGCGAGACGGGCGGAAGGGAGGGTGCTCGCCACGAATACGCCCCCCAATCCGAGCATAAGGCTCGCCAGAAGCATGACGATGATCAGCTCGAGGAGGGTAAACCCCCCGGAACCGGCGACGGATATAGGTCGATTCTTCATAAAAACCTCAAAAAGGCAGGTCCGTAATGCTGAAGATGGCCATGAGCATGGATATGACGATGAAGGCGATGACAAGTCCCATTACGAGAATCATGGCGGGCTCGAAAAAACCGACGAACCTCTTTACCGCGTCCCTCAAGCTTTTTTCATAGGCGGTGGCGACCTTGAGGAGCATCACGTCAAGCTGCCCCGTCTCCTCTCCGACCTTTATCATGGAGAGGGCCAGCGCCGGGACCACCCTTGCTTCCGCGAGGGGGCCTGCAATGCCTTTGCCTTCCTTCGCGCCTTTTGCAACGCTGTCGAGGCCGGAGGCGATCACCTGGTTCGTGATCACGTCCTTCGAGTTATTGAGGGCCTGAAGAAAAGAGACGCCGCTTCTCAGAAGCGTGCCCAGGGTCCTGCAGAACCGTGCGGTCTCGAGCTTCCTCAGGAGGTCCCCCATGAGCCTCAACTTTATCCCATCCCACTGGTAGCGCCCGTTCTTCGATTTGATCCAGCTCTTGAACAGGAGCCACAGGGCTGCCATGCCCGCGAAGCCGACCCACCAGTAGGACCTCATCCCGTCGCTCACGGCGAGAAGTATCTTGGTATTGAGCGGCAGAGAGCCGCCGAGCTCGGCGAAAATAGTCGAAAATTTGGGGAGCACGAAAGTGAGGAGAATAATTATGGAGACCCCTCCCGTAATGCTCAGGATCAGGGGATAGATCATGGCGGAGATGATATGGTCCTTTAATTCCTTTGATGATTCCAGAAATTCGTTCAATTTTTCAAGCACCACGTCGAGCACCCCGCCCGTCTCGCCCGCCCGGACCATGTTGACGTAGAGCCTGGGAAAGGCCTTCGGGTGCTTCTGCAGGGCATCGGAGAAGGAGCTTCCCTCCCGTATCGATTTGAGCACCGATTGGACGATCTCCTTCATATCCTTGCCTTCAGATATATCGGAGAGGATATTGAGGCTTCTGTCCAGGGGGAGCCCTGCGCTCAGGAGCACGGACAATTCGGAGGTAAAGGTGAGGAGATCTCCTTTCGAACGTTTGAAAGATATGCCTCTCAGCCCCTTCTGCCTCGGGGCCTGAACCTTGAGGGGTATGACGCCGGTGCTTCTGAGTCTCTCTATTGCGACCTTTTCGTCGGCGGCATCGATCACTCCCTCGATGGTTTCGCCGGCCATTGTAGTTGCCTGGTAAGAAAAAACAGCCATTACACCTCCTGGGTCACGCGGAGGATTTCGGACAGGGTGGTGATTCCGTTCCTGACCTTTATCACGCCATCCTCAAGAAGGGTCCTCATACCCCGCTCACGCGCCGCCTGCCGCGTCTGGATCGAGTCCGCGTTTCTGAGGATCATCTTTCGTATCTCCTCATCGATCACGAGAAGCTCGAATATGCCCTGCCTTCCATAATAGCCGGTATAGGCGCATGCCTCGCAGCCGCGCCCCCTGAAGAGGGTCACGTCTTTCGACAGCCCCATGATGTCGAGCTCCGCCTGGTCCGCGCCGGACGTGTCGATCTCTTTGCATTCCCGGCAGATGACACGCACTAGGCGCTGGGCGAGGATCCCTCGCACGGTGGACGAAAGAAGAAAACTTTCCACCCCCATGTCGAGGAGCCTCGTGATCGCGCTCGGTGCGTCGTTCGTGTGGAGGGTGGAAAAGACGAGGTGGCCCGTAAGGGCCGACTGTATCGCGATCTCCGCCGTGGCAAGGTCCCTGATCTCGCCGATCATGATGATATCAGGGTCCTGCCGCACGATATGACGCAGAGTATTGGAGAAATCGAGTCCGATCTGGGTTTTCACCTGGATCTGGTTTATGCCCTTGATCTGATATTCCACCGGGTCTTCCACGGTAATGATCTTCTTGTCCGGGGAATTGACCTTGTCGAGGGCGCCGTAAAGAGTAGTGGTCTTTCCGCTTCCGGTGGGCCCCGTTACCAGGACAATGCCGTTCGGCTTCTTGATAAGGCCGTTAAAAGTCGTCAACGTCTCGGGCAGAAAGCCCAGGAGGTCGAGATTCACCACCACGGTCTCCTTGTCGAGTATCCTCATGACCACCCCTTCGCCGTGGACGATGGGGATGGTGGAGACCCGGAGGTCTATCTCCCGCTCTCCCACGCGAAGGCGGATCCTGCCGTCCTGGGGGAGCCTCCGCTCCGCGATATTCATCTTGGACATGATCTTTATTCGGGAGACGATCGCTGCCTGGAGCCTCTTTGGCGCGGTCTCCACGTCGTGGAGCACGCCGTCGATGCGGTACCTCACCTTGAGCTCGTCCTCGAAAGGCTCGATATGGATATCACTCGCCCTGGCCTCCACGGCCCGGGTGATGAAAAGGTTGCAGAGCTTGATGATGGGGGCTTCCGACGCCAGGTCCTTGAGATGGCCCACGTCCTCTTCCTCGTCCTGGATGAACTCGAGACCATCCTCGTGGATATCTTCTATGATCCGGTTGATATTCTGGGTTTCCTGGCCGTAGAATTTTGTAATATATTCCTCGATGAGGGAGCCGTCCCCGGTATAGACGACCACTTCCGCCGCGACCGCCACCCGCAGCGCGTCGATCACCTCGCGGTCCGAGGGGTCCGCCATGAGGACTTTCAATATATTGTTCTTCAACTCGAGGGGGATAACCCTGTTTTCCTTCACGAATCGCGATGAAAGCCCGTCAAGCACGAAAGGCACTTTGGGGAAATCATCAGGACTCATGTACAATGCTTCTTCACCTATCATTATGCTAACTCCTTGAAATTGTGGAAGTGGGACAATAGTTAGTATAACACAGGAAAAATCCCGGGGCAATCCACTCCGGAAAAGGCGCCCGATAAGCTTTGCGGATGGTGTC harbors:
- a CDS encoding prepilin-type N-terminal cleavage/methylation domain-containing protein — encoded protein: MMARLSTRRQTGKIEGTDKGFTLLEVIIAITMVAAIIVVIAGAMRLGTRSIASGEKKIENLERFRASFTIVDAQVQSAVPLTYDDLGNKRPYFEGGRDFLRMATNYSIWGGRRGYVVAEYRVQTDENGKAVLLAAESPVGAANKRTTTLFKGFDQIIFEYFSQEATDEAGKWVDQWADDTKTPLKVRLSVVSGQRVISLIMPMRSEGLQNEAGLGPASMEMRPVLLAALGGISGRWRQSYGA
- a CDS encoding prepilin-type N-terminal cleavage/methylation domain-containing protein is translated as MKLYNPSHNTNRRPAEEGFTLLEVLVALAILGMAVTVVFQLFAADLRAVRASEDYVAASIRAQARLREIVDDETLTEKAWSETTTEGYRVDVVVAPALPERTKDLQVQLLDVMLTIYWVKDSRTKVMTMRTIKMIPKKVT
- a CDS encoding prepilin-type N-terminal cleavage/methylation domain-containing protein; translated protein: MKNRPISVAGSGGFTLLELIIVMLLASLMLGLGGVFVASTLPSARLASTARDISAAIRQTRLLAQNRGMDLALVFDLDRRLYGIEGVGVRKLPAEVSLGVVDPYSGIMRNGRYSMNFSSTGGIEGGVVVLSYKKKAIYIETDPVVGVVRLRQ
- a CDS encoding type II secretion system F family protein, which gives rise to MAVFSYQATTMAGETIEGVIDAADEKVAIERLRSTGVIPLKVQAPRQKGLRGISFKRSKGDLLTFTSELSVLLSAGLPLDRSLNILSDISEGKDMKEIVQSVLKSIREGSSFSDALQKHPKAFPRLYVNMVRAGETGGVLDVVLEKLNEFLESSKELKDHIISAMIYPLILSITGGVSIIILLTFVLPKFSTIFAELGGSLPLNTKILLAVSDGMRSYWWVGFAGMAALWLLFKSWIKSKNGRYQWDGIKLRLMGDLLRKLETARFCRTLGTLLRSGVSFLQALNNSKDVITNQVIASGLDSVAKGAKEGKGIAGPLAEARVVPALALSMIKVGEETGQLDVMLLKVATAYEKSLRDAVKRFVGFFEPAMILVMGLVIAFIVISMLMAIFSITDLPF
- the gspE gene encoding type II secretion system ATPase GspE, which codes for MIGEEALYMSPDDFPKVPFVLDGLSSRFVKENRVIPLELKNNILKVLMADPSDREVIDALRVAVAAEVVVYTGDGSLIEEYITKFYGQETQNINRIIEDIHEDGLEFIQDEEEDVGHLKDLASEAPIIKLCNLFITRAVEARASDIHIEPFEDELKVRYRIDGVLHDVETAPKRLQAAIVSRIKIMSKMNIAERRLPQDGRIRLRVGEREIDLRVSTIPIVHGEGVVMRILDKETVVVNLDLLGFLPETLTTFNGLIKKPNGIVLVTGPTGSGKTTTLYGALDKVNSPDKKIITVEDPVEYQIKGINQIQVKTQIGLDFSNTLRHIVRQDPDIIMIGEIRDLATAEIAIQSALTGHLVFSTLHTNDAPSAITRLLDMGVESFLLSSTVRGILAQRLVRVICRECKEIDTSGADQAELDIMGLSKDVTLFRGRGCEACAYTGYYGRQGIFELLVIDEEIRKMILRNADSIQTRQAARERGMRTLLEDGVIKVRNGITTLSEILRVTQEV